The Bacillota bacterium nucleotide sequence CTTTGATCATCGAGAACCCTGACTCTCACGGGCCGTACGGAGCCAAGACTGTGGGTGAGCCCACCTGCGAGCTTGCGGCGGCCGCAATAGCCAACGCCATTGCCCACGCATGTGGCAGACGAGTGAGAGACCTGCCCATAGACATGGAGAAGGTCCTGCTCGGACGGTCGCTGAGACCGATGCGCGGCGGAAGGGGGAGTGAGGCGCGGTGACGAGGTTTGACTACTTCCGGCCCGCCGGGCTTGTTCAGGCCTGCGAGTTTCTCTCTGCTCACTCAGGGTGGGCGAAAGTCATTGCGGGAGGGACCGATCTGCTGATCGCCGTGAGGCGAGGACAGTGGCCCCCTGCGGGGAGTAGGGGTGCGGAGGAGCAGGGCGCAGTTCCTATCGACAACCTGTCGCCGGAACGGACCAGGGCGTGGGTTGTGGATGTATCTTGTCTGCAGGAACTCCGCGGCATCCGGGATCACGAGGGGCTTATAGTCTCCATCGGCGCCGCATGCACACACACACAGGTAGCGGAATCCACGGAGATCAAGCGGTTTGCCCCGATGCTGGCGGTAGCGTCCGAAAGCGTGGGGTCTGTTCAGATCAGGAACCGGGGCACCATCGGCGGCAACATAATGAATGCTTCGCCAGCCGCAGACACTCTCCCCGCGCTGGTTGCGTTGGACGCCCGAGCGGTTCTGGTGTCTCCGTCCGGCACACGAGAGCTCGCAGTGGCCGAACTCGTCACCGGACCCTACCGGACCTGTGCTCGAGAGGATGAGATCCTCGCGAGGGTGGAGTTCCAGAAGCTGCCGCAGGGTGCCAGAATGGCCTTCACCAAGCTCGGCAGGAGGAGTTCCATGGCAATTGCGAGGCTCTCGTGTGCGGTGGCACTGGTGCCGGGTCCGGACGGAACCGTAAGGGAAGCTCGGATATCCGCCGGGGCGGCATTCCCGAGACCCGTCAGGATCGGCGCGGCCGAAGAGGTTCTCGTGGGGAGAGTGCCTGATGCCGAGGCTGCCAGAGAGGCAGGAGAGAAGGCCGCTCTCGAGATGGTGCGGGTGACTGGAGTCAGGTGGTCCACGGACTACAAACACCCGGTTCTTTCCACCTTGGTGGCCAGGACGATCATGAAGTGCTTGGGCAGGGAGGAGGGTTCAGCGTGGGCCAGGTGAGAGTGAAATTCTCGGTTAACGCGACTGCGGTGTCGGTGGATGTGCCAGATGATGAAAGGCTCGTTGACACTCTCCGGACCAGGCTACGCCTGACAGGCACGAAGGAAGGGTGCGGGATAGGAGAGTGCGGCGCGTGCACGGTCATCCTGAACGGGCTGGCGGTGAACTCGTGCCTGGTCCTCACCACTTCGTGTCAAGAGGCGGAGATCACTACCGTGGAGGGGCTTGCATGTGGCGAGGCACTCCACCCGCTCCAACAGGCCTTCATCGATCACGGGGCGGTGCAGTGTG carries:
- a CDS encoding xanthine dehydrogenase family protein subunit M; the protein is MTRFDYFRPAGLVQACEFLSAHSGWAKVIAGGTDLLIAVRRGQWPPAGSRGAEEQGAVPIDNLSPERTRAWVVDVSCLQELRGIRDHEGLIVSIGAACTHTQVAESTEIKRFAPMLAVASESVGSVQIRNRGTIGGNIMNASPAADTLPALVALDARAVLVSPSGTRELAVAELVTGPYRTCAREDEILARVEFQKLPQGARMAFTKLGRRSSMAIARLSCAVALVPGPDGTVREARISAGAAFPRPVRIGAAEEVLVGRVPDAEAAREAGEKAALEMVRVTGVRWSTDYKHPVLSTLVARTIMKCLGREEGSAWAR
- a CDS encoding (2Fe-2S)-binding protein, translated to MRVKFSVNATAVSVDVPDDERLVDTLRTRLRLTGTKEGCGIGECGACTVILNGLAVNSCLVLTTSCQEAEITTVEGLACGEALHPLQQAFIDHGAVQCGFCTPGMLLSAKALLDRNPNPSRDEIRKAISGNLCRCTGYEQIVRAIESVAGGRQ